A window of the Phycicoccus sp. M110.8 genome harbors these coding sequences:
- a CDS encoding SPW repeat protein, translating into MRNRMHPQDIIPLVVGIYAALAPIWTTTTTKATWTMVVLGVVTAVLALVEMFRPDMMSVEGLMAVMGVLFFIAPWVMGFSDLRAMSWTAWIAGVVTVVVGAADLQVTRSHRGGMAAQH; encoded by the coding sequence ATGAGAAACCGGATGCACCCGCAGGACATCATCCCGCTCGTTGTCGGCATCTACGCCGCGCTGGCACCCATCTGGACCACGACGACGACCAAGGCGACCTGGACCATGGTCGTCCTCGGTGTGGTCACCGCGGTCCTCGCGCTCGTCGAGATGTTCCGTCCCGACATGATGAGCGTCGAGGGGCTCATGGCGGTCATGGGTGTGCTGTTCTTCATCGCCCCGTGGGTGATGGGGTTCTCGGACCTGCGTGCCATGTCCTGGACGGCGTGGATCGCCGGCGTCGTCACCGTCGTGGTCGGTGCCGCCGACCTGCAGGTCACGCGCAGCCACCGCGGAGGCATGGCGGCCCAGCACTGA
- a CDS encoding PH domain-containing protein, which yields MSLPEPGPLSQPRRHAELDRYLLDGERLVTAVHQHWGKVAEPVGSVLVGAFVALSVDARIPASLGWFSTGIWWLWFALVARMTYRVVEWRHDWFVATDKRLLLFYGFITRKVAMMPLTKVTDMSYERSVPGRLLGYGRFVMESAGQDQALHEVNWVPQPDHNYRVICAEMFRGPGRDRAGRGPWGAAGRPWDEQWDEPQAQEPGQELWGDEPWTEPVPVRADLPDPYADWNSPRHTPAHPSAGDPGTPTGDRGDTLYRSPDLRARDRSADTGPIPLRRRRAREDDER from the coding sequence GTGAGCCTCCCCGAGCCGGGGCCCCTGTCCCAGCCGCGCCGGCACGCCGAGCTCGACCGGTACCTGCTCGACGGCGAACGGCTCGTCACGGCCGTCCACCAGCACTGGGGCAAGGTGGCCGAGCCCGTCGGCAGCGTGCTCGTGGGCGCGTTCGTCGCCCTGTCCGTCGACGCCCGGATCCCGGCGTCGCTCGGGTGGTTCAGCACCGGCATCTGGTGGCTCTGGTTCGCGCTCGTGGCGCGGATGACCTACCGGGTGGTCGAGTGGCGGCACGACTGGTTCGTCGCCACCGACAAGCGGCTGCTGCTCTTCTACGGCTTCATCACCCGCAAGGTCGCGATGATGCCGCTGACGAAGGTCACGGACATGTCCTACGAGCGGTCGGTGCCCGGGCGACTCCTCGGCTACGGCCGCTTCGTCATGGAGTCCGCCGGCCAGGACCAGGCCCTGCACGAGGTCAACTGGGTCCCCCAGCCCGACCACAACTACCGCGTCATCTGCGCGGAGATGTTCCGCGGCCCGGGCCGCGACCGGGCAGGACGCGGCCCGTGGGGCGCGGCCGGCCGGCCGTGGGACGAGCAGTGGGACGAACCGCAGGCGCAGGAGCCCGGGCAGGAGCTGTGGGGCGACGAGCCGTGGACCGAGCCGGTGCCGGTCCGCGCGGACCTGCCCGACCCGTATGCCGACTGGAACTCGCCGCGACACACCCCGGCGCACCCCTCGGCCGGGGACCCGGGCACGCCGACCGGCGACCGGGGGGACACCCTCTACCGGTCGCCCGACCTGCGGGCCCGTGACCGCAGCGCGGACACCGGGCCGATCCCGCTGCGGCGTCGCCGCGCCCGGGAGGACGACGAGCGCTAG
- the upp gene encoding uracil phosphoribosyltransferase, producing MRVHVADHPLITHKLTYLRDKRTDSPTFRRLTEELVTLLAYEATRDVRVEPFDIETPVAPTTGIKLSNPKPLIVPILRAGLGMLEGMVRLLPSAEVGFLGMQRNEETLEAITYANRLPDDLRGRQCYVVDPMLATGGTLADAIRYLADRGADDITAVCLLATPEGVKHVEESLADLDIPVTIVTGAMDERLNDKGYIVPGLGDAGDRLYGLV from the coding sequence ATGCGCGTCCACGTTGCCGACCACCCCCTCATCACGCACAAGCTCACCTACCTGCGTGACAAGCGGACGGACAGCCCCACCTTCCGGCGGCTGACCGAGGAGCTGGTGACGCTGCTCGCGTACGAGGCCACCCGTGACGTGCGGGTCGAGCCGTTCGACATCGAGACCCCGGTCGCGCCCACCACGGGCATCAAGCTGTCCAACCCCAAGCCGCTCATCGTGCCCATCCTGCGCGCCGGGCTCGGCATGCTCGAGGGCATGGTGCGGCTGCTGCCGAGCGCGGAGGTGGGCTTCCTCGGCATGCAGCGCAACGAGGAGACGCTCGAGGCGATCACCTACGCGAACCGCCTGCCCGACGACCTGCGCGGCCGCCAGTGCTACGTCGTCGACCCCATGCTCGCCACCGGCGGCACCCTCGCCGACGCCATCCGCTACCTCGCCGACCGGGGCGCGGACGACATCACCGCCGTGTGCCTGCTCGCAACCCCCGAGGGCGTCAAGCACGTCGAGGAGTCCCTCGCCGACCTCGACATCCCGGTCACCATCGTCACCGGCGCCATGGACGAGCGGCTCAACGACAAGGGCTACATCGTCCCCGGGCTCGGCGACGCGGGCGACCGCCTCTACGGCCTGGTCTGA
- a CDS encoding DedA family protein — translation MSGLVSSLVDTVLGAPPWLVYLIVGLVVFAEDALFVGFVLPGETLAIIGGVTASIGHTSFVVVLLIVIVCAIVGDSVGYEIGKHFGPRVLELSLLKKRRKRLDEAQDFLRRRGGSAVFLGRWTAFFRAVMPALAGLSGMPYRMFLPWNAVGGIAWGATAVTGGYLAGESYRRVEKWLGTGAAVVVGVIVLVAVVVVVVRRRRRERARSAG, via the coding sequence GTGAGCGGACTCGTCAGCAGCCTGGTCGACACGGTCCTCGGCGCCCCGCCGTGGCTGGTCTACCTCATCGTGGGCCTGGTCGTCTTCGCCGAGGACGCGCTCTTCGTGGGGTTCGTCCTCCCGGGCGAGACGCTCGCCATCATCGGCGGCGTGACGGCCAGCATCGGCCACACGTCGTTCGTGGTGGTGCTGCTCATCGTGATCGTGTGCGCGATCGTGGGCGACTCGGTCGGGTACGAGATCGGCAAGCACTTCGGCCCCCGGGTGCTGGAGCTGTCGCTCCTGAAGAAGCGGCGCAAGCGGCTGGACGAGGCGCAGGACTTTCTGCGCCGCCGGGGCGGCTCCGCGGTCTTCCTCGGGCGCTGGACGGCGTTCTTCCGTGCCGTCATGCCGGCGCTGGCCGGCCTGAGCGGTATGCCGTACCGCATGTTCCTGCCGTGGAACGCGGTCGGTGGCATCGCCTGGGGCGCGACGGCCGTCACCGGCGGCTACCTCGCCGGGGAGTCCTACCGCCGCGTGGAGAAGTGGCTGGGGACCGGCGCGGCGGTCGTGGTCGGCGTCATCGTCCTCGTCGCGGTGGTGGTCGTCGTCGTGCGGCGTCGCCGCCGCGAGCGCGCCCGCTCTGCCGGCTGA
- a CDS encoding SHOCT domain-containing protein: protein METSSDPTKEHTMGLALPATALPAAALAANGHWNGPGPWWPIFPLLWFLFVIALFATFGFLGRRRWSRFHAQSGQRAGEARLAERYAAGEIDEQEYERRLATLQRLGSRDR, encoded by the coding sequence ATGGAGACATCATCCGACCCGACCAAGGAGCACACCATGGGCCTCGCCCTCCCCGCCACAGCACTCCCCGCCGCAGCCCTCGCCGCCAACGGCCACTGGAACGGGCCCGGCCCGTGGTGGCCGATCTTCCCGCTGCTGTGGTTCCTGTTCGTGATCGCACTGTTCGCGACCTTCGGCTTCCTCGGCCGGCGCCGGTGGTCACGCTTCCACGCCCAGTCCGGCCAGCGAGCCGGCGAGGCCCGGCTGGCCGAGCGCTACGCGGCCGGTGAGATCGACGAGCAGGAGTACGAGCGACGCCTCGCCACCCTGCAGCGGCTGGGGTCCCGGGACCGTTGA
- the tadA gene encoding tRNA adenosine(34) deaminase TadA → MGEALDLAAQAALEGDVPVGAVVVDAAGEVIGRGRNLREVEHDPTAHAEVVALREAASRRGEWRLEGCTLVVTLEPCPMCAGALLLSRVDRLVLGAWDPKLGATGSVWDLVRDRRANHFVEVVGGVREQECSALLLDFFATHREAARS, encoded by the coding sequence ATGGGGGAGGCGCTCGACCTCGCCGCGCAGGCCGCGCTCGAGGGTGACGTGCCCGTGGGTGCGGTCGTCGTGGACGCCGCCGGTGAGGTCATCGGGCGGGGTCGCAACCTGCGCGAGGTCGAGCACGACCCGACGGCGCACGCCGAGGTCGTGGCGCTGCGCGAGGCCGCCTCCCGCCGTGGGGAGTGGCGGCTGGAGGGGTGCACCCTCGTCGTCACCCTCGAGCCCTGCCCCATGTGCGCGGGCGCCCTGCTCCTGTCCCGGGTGGACCGGCTCGTGCTGGGCGCCTGGGACCCGAAGCTGGGCGCGACGGGCTCGGTCTGGGACCTGGTCCGTGACCGCCGCGCCAACCACTTCGTCGAGGTCGTGGGCGGGGTCCGCGAGCAGGAGTGCTCGGCCCTGCTGCTCGACTTCTTCGCCACCCACCGAGAGGCAGCCCGGTCGTGA
- a CDS encoding response regulator transcription factor, with product MIRVVLADDQVLLRAGIRALLDAEDDIEVVGEASDGAEAVEVVRRTAPDVVLMDIRMPRTDGLAATRAITQDLATTATRVVVLTTFDLDEYVFEAVRIGASGFLVKDTEPAELLRGIRAVASGDALLSPGVTRRLIGEFATRSRPTTVRADLGVLTEREREVVALVGEGLSNDEIAARLFLSPATAKTHVSRAMVKLQVRDRAQLVVLAYESGLVRPGWSQD from the coding sequence ATGATCAGGGTGGTGCTCGCCGACGACCAGGTCCTGCTCCGCGCGGGCATCCGGGCGCTGCTCGACGCCGAGGACGACATCGAGGTGGTCGGCGAGGCGTCCGACGGTGCGGAGGCCGTCGAGGTCGTGCGCCGCACCGCGCCCGACGTCGTGCTCATGGACATCCGGATGCCGCGCACGGACGGGCTGGCAGCGACCCGGGCGATCACGCAGGACCTTGCGACGACCGCCACGCGGGTGGTCGTGCTCACCACCTTCGACCTCGACGAGTACGTCTTCGAGGCGGTCCGCATCGGCGCGAGCGGGTTTCTCGTCAAGGACACCGAGCCCGCAGAGCTGCTGCGCGGCATCCGGGCGGTCGCCTCCGGCGACGCGCTCCTGTCGCCCGGCGTGACGCGGCGCCTCATCGGCGAGTTCGCCACCAGGAGCCGTCCAACCACCGTGCGCGCCGACCTCGGGGTCCTCACCGAGCGCGAGCGTGAGGTCGTGGCGCTCGTCGGCGAGGGCCTGTCGAACGACGAGATCGCGGCCCGGCTGTTCCTCAGCCCGGCGACCGCCAAGACCCACGTCAGCAGGGCGATGGTCAAGCTCCAGGTGCGCGACCGTGCCCAGCTCGTCGTCCTCGCCTACGAGAGCGGGCTGGTGCGCCCCGGCTGGTCCCAGGACTGA
- a CDS encoding MDR family MFS transporter → MTTTSRAAVGLRSERGPILLALMVSTGLIAIDATILATAVPSIVRDLGGFAQFPWLFSVYLLAQGVSVPVYAKLADIFGRKPLMLLGIGLFLAGSVLCGFAWSMPALIAFRAVQGLGAGAVQPMAITIAGDIYTVAERATTQGYLASVWAISSVVGPTLGGVFSQLGIWRWIFFVNVPLCLLAAFLIARDFHESVERRAHRIDYAGSAVLTAGMALVILGVLEGGQAWAWSSPTSIAAFAAGAALLALFPWIERRAAEPVLPLWVLSRRLLVTTTALSLGVGVILIGLTSFVPTYLENSLGVSPLVGGLALAALTLGWPLAATVSGRLFYLRWGFRPTILIGLALVLLGAAALALLSAHPSVLVVAVTCFVVGMGMGLVATPSLIAAQASVEWHERGVATGTNMFARSIGSALGAAVFGAVANAVVASTGRPETDPATATSSGRAVFVAVLLAAALTVVAGVLMPSVRADTQPAPAREAEPEPA, encoded by the coding sequence GTGACCACGACGTCCCGTGCTGCCGTCGGCCTGCGCTCCGAGCGCGGCCCCATCCTGCTGGCCCTCATGGTCTCCACCGGCCTCATCGCGATCGACGCCACGATCCTCGCCACGGCCGTGCCGTCGATCGTCCGCGACCTGGGCGGCTTCGCCCAGTTCCCGTGGCTGTTCTCGGTGTACCTGCTCGCCCAGGGCGTCTCGGTCCCGGTCTACGCCAAGCTCGCCGACATCTTCGGCCGCAAGCCGCTCATGCTGCTCGGCATCGGGCTCTTCCTCGCCGGATCCGTCCTGTGCGGGTTCGCCTGGAGCATGCCGGCGCTCATCGCCTTCCGTGCGGTCCAGGGCCTCGGGGCCGGCGCGGTCCAGCCGATGGCGATCACCATCGCCGGCGACATCTACACGGTGGCCGAGCGGGCGACGACCCAGGGCTACCTCGCCAGCGTGTGGGCGATCTCCTCGGTCGTCGGCCCCACCCTGGGTGGCGTGTTCTCGCAGCTGGGGATCTGGCGCTGGATCTTCTTCGTCAACGTGCCGCTCTGCCTCCTGGCCGCCTTCCTCATCGCGCGCGACTTCCACGAGTCCGTCGAGCGCCGTGCACACCGGATCGACTACGCCGGCTCGGCCGTCCTGACGGCCGGGATGGCACTGGTCATCCTGGGCGTCCTCGAGGGCGGCCAGGCCTGGGCCTGGTCCTCCCCGACGAGCATCGCGGCCTTCGCCGCCGGCGCCGCGCTGCTGGCCCTCTTCCCGTGGATCGAGCGCCGCGCCGCCGAGCCCGTGCTCCCGCTGTGGGTCCTCAGCCGGCGTCTGCTCGTCACCACGACCGCCCTGTCGCTCGGCGTCGGCGTGATCCTCATCGGCCTGACGTCGTTCGTCCCGACCTACCTCGAGAACTCGCTCGGGGTCTCCCCGCTCGTCGGCGGCCTCGCCCTCGCGGCGCTCACCCTGGGCTGGCCCCTCGCGGCCACCGTGTCGGGCCGGCTGTTCTACCTGCGCTGGGGCTTCCGCCCGACCATCCTCATCGGGCTCGCCCTGGTGCTGCTGGGGGCCGCGGCCCTCGCCCTGCTGTCCGCGCACCCGTCGGTCCTCGTCGTCGCCGTGACCTGCTTCGTCGTGGGCATGGGCATGGGCCTGGTCGCAACGCCGTCGCTCATCGCGGCCCAGGCCAGCGTCGAGTGGCACGAGCGCGGGGTTGCGACGGGCACCAACATGTTCGCCCGCTCCATCGGCAGCGCCCTGGGTGCAGCCGTCTTCGGCGCAGTCGCGAACGCGGTCGTCGCGTCCACGGGACGCCCCGAGACCGACCCCGCCACCGCCACGTCGTCCGGGAGGGCCGTCTTCGTCGCCGTCCTGCTGGCCGCCGCCCTCACGGTCGTCGCCGGCGTGCTCATGCCGAGCGTCCGGGCCGACACGCAGCCGGCCCCGGCCCGCGAGGCGGAACCGGAGCCGGCGTGA
- a CDS encoding sensor histidine kinase: MTARDSLPWGPPWARGRAHWGYAGPPPAARVLFVLVAALVQVGGTFGAAHGQPDRRPVDALGVCLLLVGPAALAFLSKRPRGVVVVVAAATGVFLGLGYPYGPVYLSLAVSLVAAVVGGHRGTAWLAGLAVVAADGSGRLLGGRSAWSWAALAGELAWLLVILSVGELVRGRAERAASFRQAAQERRRRQAGEERLRIAQELHDVVAHHMSLINVQAGVALHLADRRPEAVEPALRAIRDASKEALTELRSLVDVLRDPDRPAPLSPVGTLSALDDMVERAGHAGLQVRKTVEGTARSVPAAVELAATRIVQEAVTNVVRHAGAHHAEVRLLYGDGVLGVRVDDDGDGGVTDSESSVGNGIRGMRERAAALGGTLRLAASPLGGTRVDAVLPTGPGPGEDTVGRTP, encoded by the coding sequence ATGACCGCGCGCGACTCGCTGCCGTGGGGACCCCCGTGGGCGCGGGGCCGCGCGCACTGGGGGTATGCCGGGCCGCCGCCGGCCGCCCGCGTGCTGTTCGTGCTCGTGGCGGCCCTGGTGCAGGTCGGCGGCACGTTCGGGGCCGCGCACGGCCAGCCGGACCGGCGCCCGGTGGACGCGCTCGGCGTCTGCCTGCTGCTGGTCGGCCCGGCCGCCTTGGCCTTCCTCTCCAAGCGGCCCCGGGGCGTGGTGGTCGTGGTGGCTGCGGCGACCGGGGTCTTCCTCGGCCTCGGGTACCCGTACGGCCCCGTGTACCTCAGCCTCGCGGTCTCGCTGGTCGCGGCCGTCGTCGGCGGGCACAGGGGGACCGCGTGGCTCGCGGGCCTCGCCGTCGTGGCGGCCGACGGGAGCGGTCGCCTCCTCGGCGGGCGCAGCGCGTGGTCCTGGGCCGCCCTCGCCGGCGAGCTGGCCTGGCTGCTCGTGATCCTCTCGGTCGGTGAGCTCGTGCGCGGCCGGGCCGAGCGGGCGGCCTCCTTCCGGCAGGCGGCCCAGGAGCGGCGACGGCGCCAGGCGGGTGAGGAACGCCTGCGGATCGCCCAGGAGCTGCACGACGTCGTCGCCCACCACATGTCGCTCATCAACGTGCAGGCGGGCGTCGCGCTGCACCTGGCCGACCGGCGGCCGGAGGCCGTCGAGCCCGCCCTGCGGGCGATCCGCGACGCGAGCAAGGAGGCGCTCACCGAGCTGCGTTCGCTCGTGGACGTGCTCCGCGACCCCGACCGGCCGGCGCCGCTGTCGCCCGTCGGCACCCTGTCCGCCCTCGACGACATGGTCGAGCGTGCCGGCCACGCCGGCCTGCAGGTGCGCAAGACCGTGGAGGGCACCGCCCGGTCCGTCCCCGCCGCGGTCGAGCTGGCCGCGACGCGCATCGTGCAGGAGGCGGTCACCAACGTCGTGCGCCACGCCGGCGCCCACCACGCCGAGGTCCGGCTCCTCTACGGTGACGGCGTGCTGGGGGTGCGCGTCGACGACGACGGCGACGGGGGCGTCACCGACTCCGAGTCGTCGGTGGGCAACGGGATCAGGGGTATGCGTGAGCGCGCCGCCGCCCTCGGCGGGACCCTGCGTCTCGCCGCCTCACCCCTCGGGGGCACGCGCGTCGACGCGGTGCTGCCGACGGGCCCGGGACCGGGCGAGGACACCGTCGGGAGGACGCCATGA
- a CDS encoding metallophosphoesterase, with product MRRTRALAATAATAAVAAFVLTSGPAQAADGQSKPGHETFAVIGDVPYGATQVAEFPGWVDQINADPDVSLAFHVGDIKNGSTRCDDAYYRMIRAQFDRFVDPLVYTPGDNEWTDCHRANNGAYNPLERLAFDRSVFFDHPGTTLGAPAKVSVADPAFPENVSLRRDGVDFAALHVVGSNNDLQPWTGIGETTATPEQVAEERARMDASIALLRRTFAEAQQRHDRAVVVLQQADMFDPTYTPTADDISAFTPLVQALVDETSAFDGDVYLVNGDSHVYNYDRPLAPGSVWLERYGVTGSAAGLQRITVDGSSNNRDWLKVTVNRPGADRVLSWERVPYTS from the coding sequence ATGCGTCGCACCCGTGCCCTCGCGGCAACGGCCGCCACCGCCGCCGTTGCCGCCTTCGTCCTCACCTCCGGTCCGGCGCAGGCCGCCGACGGGCAGTCCAAGCCCGGCCACGAGACCTTCGCGGTCATCGGCGACGTGCCCTACGGCGCCACGCAGGTGGCCGAGTTCCCCGGCTGGGTCGACCAGATCAACGCCGACCCGGACGTGTCCCTGGCCTTCCACGTCGGCGACATCAAGAACGGCTCGACCCGGTGCGACGACGCCTACTACCGGATGATCCGCGCCCAGTTCGACCGGTTCGTCGACCCGCTCGTGTACACGCCCGGCGACAACGAGTGGACCGACTGCCACCGTGCCAACAACGGCGCGTACAACCCGCTCGAGCGGCTCGCGTTCGACCGCTCGGTGTTCTTCGACCACCCGGGCACGACCCTCGGGGCCCCGGCAAAGGTGTCGGTCGCCGACCCGGCGTTCCCCGAGAACGTCTCGCTGCGGCGGGACGGTGTCGACTTCGCCGCCCTGCACGTCGTCGGCTCGAACAACGACCTCCAGCCGTGGACCGGCATCGGTGAGACGACCGCCACCCCCGAGCAGGTGGCCGAGGAGCGGGCGCGGATGGACGCCTCGATCGCGCTGCTCCGCAGGACCTTCGCCGAGGCGCAGCAGCGCCACGACCGGGCCGTCGTCGTGCTCCAGCAGGCCGACATGTTCGACCCGACGTACACGCCCACGGCCGACGACATCTCGGCGTTCACGCCGCTGGTGCAGGCCCTGGTCGACGAGACCTCGGCGTTCGACGGCGACGTCTACCTCGTCAACGGCGACTCGCACGTCTACAACTACGACCGGCCCCTGGCGCCGGGCTCGGTGTGGCTCGAGCGGTACGGCGTCACCGGGTCCGCCGCCGGACTGCAGCGGATCACGGTCGACGGCTCGAGCAACAACAGGGACTGGCTCAAGGTGACCGTGAACCGGCCCGGTGCCGACCGCGTCCTGAGCTGGGAGCGCGTGCCCTACACGAGCTGA
- a CDS encoding DUF779 domain-containing protein — protein MADPGERTRVDLTGGAADLLRRLTGRHGPLMFHQSGGCCDGSAPMCYPRGDFLTGDADVHLGDLAVDGVPDPVEFWMSASQYEYWKHTHLTVDVVAGRGSGFSVEAPEGVRFLIRSRLMTQEELEAFDLL, from the coding sequence ATGGCGGATCCGGGCGAGCGCACCCGGGTCGACCTGACCGGTGGGGCGGCGGACCTGCTCCGCCGCCTCACCGGCAGGCACGGCCCGCTCATGTTCCACCAGTCCGGTGGATGCTGCGACGGGAGCGCCCCCATGTGCTACCCGCGGGGGGACTTCCTCACGGGGGACGCCGACGTCCACCTCGGCGACCTGGCGGTCGACGGCGTGCCCGACCCGGTCGAGTTCTGGATGTCGGCCTCGCAGTACGAGTACTGGAAGCACACCCACCTCACCGTCGACGTCGTCGCCGGTCGTGGCAGCGGGTTCTCGGTCGAGGCCCCGGAGGGCGTTCGCTTCCTCATCCGGTCCCGGCTGATGACCCAGGAGGAGCTCGAGGCGTTCGACCTGCTCTGA
- a CDS encoding aldehyde dehydrogenase family protein produces MTVYAPPGTEGSLVSVEPRYGHFIGGNWVEPKKGDYFENISPVNGRAFTEVGRGTAQDIEAALDAAHAAAPAWGRTSLAERALVLNRIADRLEQNLEMLAVAETWDNGKPVRETLAADLPLAVDHFRYFAGVLRGQEGSSSEIDADTVAYHFHEPLGVVAQIIPWNFPILMATWKLAPALAAGNAVVLKPAEQTPWSILKVIELIGDLLPAGVVNVVNGFGVEAGKPLASSPRVAKVAFTGETTTGRLIMQYASQNIIPVTLELGGKSPNIFFEDVAATSDAFYDKALEGFTMFALNQGEVCTCPSRALVQRSIYSDFVGDALDRVARVKQGNPLDTETMIGAQASNDQLEKILSYIDIGRQEGAKVLTGGERNVLDGDLADGYYVTPTVFEGTNDMRTFQEEIFGPVVSLTGFSDEADALSIANDTLYGLGAGVWTRDGSRAYRVGRAIKAGRVWTNCYHQYPAHAAFGGYKQSGIGRENHKMMLDHYQQTKNLLVSYSPDALGFF; encoded by the coding sequence ATGACGGTCTACGCACCCCCCGGCACCGAGGGCTCGCTGGTCTCGGTCGAGCCGCGGTACGGGCACTTCATCGGCGGCAACTGGGTCGAGCCCAAGAAGGGCGACTACTTCGAGAACATCTCGCCGGTCAACGGCAGGGCGTTCACCGAGGTGGGCCGGGGCACGGCCCAGGACATCGAGGCCGCGCTGGACGCCGCGCACGCAGCCGCACCGGCGTGGGGGCGCACGAGCCTCGCCGAGCGGGCGCTGGTCCTCAACCGGATCGCCGACCGGCTCGAGCAGAACCTGGAGATGCTGGCCGTCGCCGAGACGTGGGACAACGGCAAGCCGGTCCGCGAGACCCTGGCCGCCGACCTGCCGCTCGCGGTCGACCACTTCCGCTACTTCGCGGGCGTGCTGCGCGGCCAGGAGGGGTCGAGCTCGGAGATCGACGCCGACACCGTCGCGTACCACTTCCACGAGCCGCTGGGCGTCGTCGCGCAGATCATCCCGTGGAACTTCCCGATCCTCATGGCGACGTGGAAGCTCGCGCCGGCGCTGGCGGCGGGCAACGCCGTGGTGCTCAAGCCGGCCGAGCAGACCCCGTGGTCGATCCTCAAGGTCATCGAGCTGATCGGCGACCTGCTGCCCGCCGGCGTCGTCAACGTCGTCAACGGGTTCGGGGTCGAGGCCGGCAAGCCGCTCGCGTCCTCGCCGCGGGTCGCCAAGGTCGCGTTCACCGGGGAGACCACGACCGGCCGGCTGATCATGCAGTACGCCAGCCAGAACATCATCCCCGTCACGCTCGAGCTCGGCGGCAAGAGCCCGAACATCTTCTTCGAGGACGTCGCCGCGACGTCGGACGCCTTCTACGACAAGGCCCTCGAGGGCTTCACCATGTTCGCGCTCAACCAGGGCGAGGTCTGCACGTGCCCCTCGCGGGCGCTCGTGCAGCGCTCCATCTACTCCGACTTCGTCGGCGACGCGCTCGACCGGGTGGCCCGGGTGAAGCAGGGCAACCCGCTCGACACCGAGACCATGATCGGCGCGCAGGCGAGCAACGACCAGCTCGAGAAGATCCTGTCCTACATCGACATCGGCCGGCAGGAGGGCGCGAAGGTCCTCACGGGCGGCGAGCGCAACGTGCTCGACGGCGACCTGGCCGATGGCTACTACGTGACACCCACGGTGTTCGAGGGCACCAACGACATGCGGACCTTCCAGGAGGAGATCTTCGGCCCGGTCGTGTCGCTCACGGGCTTCTCCGACGAGGCGGACGCCCTCTCGATCGCCAACGACACGCTCTACGGGCTCGGGGCGGGCGTGTGGACCCGGGACGGGTCCCGCGCCTACCGGGTCGGCCGCGCCATCAAGGCCGGCCGCGTGTGGACGAACTGCTACCACCAGTACCCGGCCCACGCCGCGTTCGGTGGCTACAAGCAGTCCGGAATCGGCCGCGAGAACCACAAGATGATGCTCGACCACTACCAGCAGACCAAGAACCTCCTGGTCTCCTACTCGCCCGACGCGCTCGGCTTCTTCTAG